In a genomic window of Methanosarcina horonobensis HB-1 = JCM 15518:
- a CDS encoding polysaccharide deacetylase family protein gives MLKKVEQNRDLWELFTKKEEYNAALLDKYGRFPYYLSRQRNVFEPEVSEFLLKNGLNPEYPEGKKFAVCLTHDIDFVYIDTLNTAARTVKALKRGQFAEASMLPFSRINKTWNPLWNFRRIMDLEEKYGAKSTFYFLTLDPGNEDFTFSIEELEGELGYILEEGWEVGLHGGHEAYNNLIEIKKKKQKLEKVLGEKVMGYRNHYLRFKTPETWELLADAGFSYDSTFGYHDCAGFRNGMCHPFKPYNLKTGKEINILELPLTIMDTTLFQSQMRLDFEHAWALTEMLILTVERCRGVLTVLWHNTYMQGEYLVFYKKLLQHCSEKGAWMAPGIQICNWWKEEYDSQG, from the coding sequence GTGCTTAAGAAGGTAGAGCAGAACAGAGATTTATGGGAGTTATTTACGAAAAAGGAGGAATACAATGCTGCCTTGCTGGATAAGTATGGAAGATTTCCTTATTACCTGAGCAGGCAAAGAAACGTTTTTGAGCCTGAGGTTTCAGAGTTTTTGTTGAAAAACGGACTGAATCCGGAGTATCCCGAAGGGAAAAAATTTGCCGTATGTCTTACTCATGATATTGATTTTGTGTACATTGACACGTTAAACACTGCGGCAAGGACCGTAAAGGCTCTCAAAAGAGGGCAGTTTGCGGAAGCTTCAATGCTTCCGTTTTCAAGAATAAATAAAACGTGGAACCCTTTATGGAATTTCAGGCGTATAATGGATCTTGAAGAAAAATACGGGGCAAAATCTACTTTCTATTTTCTGACCCTTGATCCGGGAAATGAAGATTTCACCTTTAGTATTGAAGAACTTGAAGGAGAACTTGGCTACATTCTTGAAGAAGGATGGGAAGTAGGACTTCACGGAGGGCATGAAGCTTACAACAACCTGATTGAGATAAAAAAGAAAAAACAAAAGCTGGAAAAAGTCCTCGGAGAAAAAGTAATGGGATACAGAAACCATTATCTCAGGTTCAAAACTCCGGAAACCTGGGAACTGCTGGCAGATGCCGGCTTCAGCTATGACTCAACTTTCGGATACCATGACTGCGCAGGTTTCAGAAACGGGATGTGCCATCCTTTCAAACCATATAACCTTAAAACCGGAAAAGAAATCAATATCCTGGAACTCCCGTTAACTATAATGGATACAACTCTTTTTCAAAGTCAGATGCGTCTGGACTTCGAGCACGCATGGGCTCTTACGGAAATGTTAATCCTTACAGTTGAACGCTGCAGAGGAGTCCTGACGGTTCTCTGGCATAATACGTATATGCAGGGAGAATACCTGGTATTTTATAAAAAACTCTTGCAGCACTGTTCCGAAAAAGGAGCATGGATGGCTCCGGGAATTCAGATTTGTAACTGGTGGAAAGAAGAATACGACAGTCAAGGATAA
- a CDS encoding UDP-N-acetylglucosamine 3-dehydrogenase: MINVGVVGTGYMGENHIRIYSEMEDVRLTGISDPNSSRVKELAARYDTLPFADHKKMFEKIKLDAISIAAPTTLHCPIVLDALEAGIDVLVEKPIADSVENATAMIESAEEMDRHLMVGHIERFNPAVLKLKEIINSGILGKIVSISTRRVGPYNPRIRDVGVILDIGVHDIDIISFVYGMKIKQVYAVAGSDIHSSEDHATVHLRLNHEYSGLLETNWLTPHKIRKLTAVGLKGVAYLDYLDQSVELHDDSWVWKAKVERAEPLQKELSHFIGCSRDGTCPRPSGEEGKHALEVALAAIRSYREERMIEI, from the coding sequence TTGATAAATGTAGGAGTAGTTGGAACCGGTTACATGGGGGAGAATCACATCAGGATCTATAGTGAAATGGAAGATGTGAGACTAACAGGGATATCAGATCCCAATTCTTCAAGGGTAAAAGAGCTTGCGGCAAGATATGATACACTACCTTTTGCAGACCATAAAAAGATGTTCGAGAAAATAAAGCTTGACGCAATAAGTATTGCAGCTCCTACTACTCTTCACTGCCCTATAGTGCTTGATGCTCTTGAAGCAGGAATAGACGTGCTTGTAGAGAAGCCCATTGCAGACAGCGTAGAAAATGCAACTGCAATGATCGAATCTGCTGAAGAGATGGACAGACATCTGATGGTAGGACATATAGAGAGATTTAATCCTGCCGTTCTAAAATTAAAAGAGATCATTAATTCTGGAATCCTGGGGAAGATAGTCTCAATTTCAACCAGAAGAGTCGGACCTTACAATCCAAGAATAAGAGATGTGGGAGTAATCCTGGATATTGGAGTCCATGACATAGATATAATCTCTTTTGTTTACGGAATGAAGATAAAACAGGTTTATGCCGTAGCGGGATCAGATATTCATTCATCTGAGGATCATGCAACTGTTCACCTGCGCCTGAACCATGAGTACTCAGGCCTTTTAGAAACGAACTGGCTTACCCCCCACAAAATCCGAAAGCTTACGGCTGTTGGTCTGAAGGGAGTTGCGTACCTGGACTATCTTGATCAAAGTGTTGAGCTTCACGACGACAGCTGGGTCTGGAAAGCCAAGGTAGAAAGAGCCGAACCCCTTCAAAAAGAACTTTCTCATTTTATCGGCTGTTCAAGAGACGGAACCTGCCCCAGACCTTCAGGAGAAGAAGGAAAGCATGCTCTGGAAGTTGCTCTGGCTGCAATCCGGTCATATAGAGAAGAAAGAATGATTGAGATCTGA
- a CDS encoding lipopolysaccharide biosynthesis protein has protein sequence MSNFITNVLKLVSGSVAAQALGILLIPIITRIYNPDDFGIFQLFISISGILVIVSTFSYQLAIMLPKTEEDAANVTSMCTILVTITSLLVGVVVLLAPGNIDDIFNTPGISKYLPLLPLIVFLNGIFFVQNYWLSRKTRFGVIAGSRVSNTLTTKVLQIGLAKSSVTPFGLIGGYIAGFAFADLFMLKGVKKDIQVFKKVSIKRMKELAIQYKDFPLFSFWSSIANTISPQVPAFLLAYFYSTSVVGHFSLANQVVNLPMGIVGSAIGQVFFQKVSEVKNGNGEGNMKTIVSEVYNKLISIGLFPMILLMLLGEQIFTFAFGEEWGISGIYVRILVPWIFLVFLSSPITTLYNVFEKQKVWLIFSIALLASRIIALIIGGSHGTPEFALALYSFTGIAFWLWNNAYLLGLAGISKKESIGVLVKYAVISLIVSTPLILIELISSNFYVIMFVAVVVTVVYYLIALHEDPMFRKMFSSFLVKVKNRS, from the coding sequence ATGTCTAACTTTATTACTAATGTACTGAAACTAGTATCAGGAAGTGTTGCTGCACAGGCTCTGGGAATACTTCTCATACCCATAATCACAAGAATTTATAATCCAGATGATTTTGGAATTTTCCAGCTTTTTATTTCAATCTCAGGCATACTTGTGATAGTTTCTACTTTTTCATATCAACTTGCAATCATGCTACCTAAAACAGAGGAAGACGCTGCAAATGTTACCTCTATGTGCACTATACTGGTAACTATTACATCTTTACTTGTAGGTGTCGTAGTGTTACTTGCTCCGGGAAATATCGATGATATATTTAATACGCCCGGGATTTCGAAGTACCTGCCTCTTCTTCCACTGATAGTATTCCTTAATGGGATATTTTTTGTGCAAAACTACTGGCTTTCAAGAAAGACCCGATTCGGGGTTATCGCAGGGTCCAGAGTTTCAAACACCCTAACAACAAAGGTACTTCAAATAGGGCTTGCGAAGTCGAGTGTTACTCCATTTGGCCTGATAGGAGGATATATTGCGGGATTCGCATTTGCAGACCTCTTCATGCTTAAAGGCGTAAAAAAAGATATTCAGGTTTTCAAAAAAGTATCAATAAAAAGAATGAAAGAATTGGCTATTCAATACAAAGATTTTCCTTTATTCAGCTTCTGGTCGTCGATCGCGAACACTATTTCCCCACAGGTCCCTGCTTTTTTGCTTGCATACTTTTACAGCACCTCGGTTGTAGGACATTTCTCACTTGCAAATCAGGTTGTAAACCTGCCAATGGGGATTGTCGGCAGCGCTATAGGGCAGGTCTTTTTCCAGAAGGTAAGCGAGGTTAAGAACGGGAATGGGGAAGGAAACATGAAGACTATAGTTAGCGAAGTTTATAATAAACTGATTTCAATAGGTCTTTTCCCTATGATACTCCTGATGCTTCTTGGGGAGCAGATCTTCACATTTGCTTTCGGAGAAGAGTGGGGTATTTCAGGTATATATGTGAGAATCCTTGTCCCCTGGATATTCCTTGTCTTTCTTTCTTCGCCTATAACAACTCTCTATAACGTATTTGAAAAGCAGAAAGTCTGGCTCATCTTTAGCATAGCTCTTCTTGCTTCAAGGATAATAGCACTGATCATCGGAGGAAGTCATGGAACTCCTGAATTCGCCCTTGCCCTGTACAGTTTTACAGGGATAGCGTTCTGGCTCTGGAACAATGCATACCTCCTTGGGCTTGCAGGAATTAGCAAGAAAGAAAGTATAGGAGTTCTTGTGAAATACGCGGTAATAAGCCTCATCGTTTCGACCCCGTTAATTCTGATAGAATTGATTTCTTCGAACTTTTATGTAATAATGTTTGTAGCTGTAGTCGTAACAGTTGTGTATTACTTAATAGCCCTTCATGAAGATCCTATGTTCAGAAAAATGTTCTCATCTTTTCTTGTAAAAGTAAAAAATAGGAGCTGA